From the Methanonatronarchaeum thermophilum genome, the window TCGTGTTCTCCTATTCTTCTTGCGTTTACTGCGAAGTTTAGATTGTTTGATAGTTGGTTTTCGCTTACTGTTGTTGAACCTTTGGTTATTTTTTCTAGGTTTGATTGAACTGTAATGCAGGGGCTGTAAGAAACTATTCCGGGTATGTATGAGAGGGCTTGTAGTGATTTGTCTATTGAGGGTGTTTCGAGGAAAACTCGGCCTCTTGGGGTTTTTAGTTTATATTTTTCAACGCCTTCTTGTTCGAGTGATTTTGTTATGTGGGATTTAAGTTTCTCGATTAACTGTCTCCGCACATAATTACTTTTTAAAGCGATTTCACCATACCTGATTAATATTAAATCCCATTTCATTAAATGACCTCAGAATCTGTTTATAGTATGTTTTTTAGCTCTATGGTTTAGTTGGTTTATTTTTTCTTGAAGAATAGCCAGTTTTCGGGGTTTTCTTTGGGTTGAAACCGGATTAGAACGTATTTGCCGTTTAGTTTTTCTCCATCTATATCGATTATTATCTCATTTGTTTCCCATTTAATTGGTTTGTAACTACCTTTGTCCCATACTGTTACTTCACCGGCTCCATACCTACCTTCTTCGATTTCGCCTTCGAAAAAAGCATAACCTTTTTCGTGGTCTTCGGTCTCTATTGCAAGTCTTTTTGTGGATGGGTCGGTTGAAGGGCCTTTAGGTATGGCCCAGCTTTTAAGAACACCTTCTTTTTCAAGCCTGAGGTCGTAATGCAATGTGGACGCGTCATGTTTTTGGATAGAATATATACGGCTTTTAGACATCACAAAAACCCTTAAAAATACAATCAGAAGCTATATAGAAATAAGTTTTTACAAATATTTTTTGTATAGTTTAGGTGGTTAGGGTGGTTTGTTTTTAAATCAATTTGAAGTTAAATCAGGTTGATATAATTTTGTCGATAAAGAATTAGTTGGAACAGCGATAACCATTATTGTAGTTCTGGGTAGGGGTGTGGAGTTTTGTGAGCTGGGTTTTGTTGGAGTTAGAGTTGTATAGTGTTTTGTATAGAGTTTTATAGGTGGTTTTAGATGAATAGAATTGGTATTATTGGTGGAAGTGGTATTTACGATCCCGAGTTGTTTGAAGATGTTGTGGAAAAACCGGTTGACACTCCGTTTGGATCTCCATCGAGCGATCCGGTTGTTGGGTATATTGGGGATAGAGAGGTAGTGTTTATTCCTCGTCATGGAGAGGGCCATAGGCACTGTCCAACAGAGGTTAACTATAGAGCTAATATCTTTGCATTGAAGAAGCTTGGTGTTGATAGGATAATTGCGGCAAACGCTGTAGGTAGTTTGAATATAGATGTTGAGCCTCTTGATATAGTTCTGCCTGACCAGATTTTTGATAGAACTAAAAAAAGGGATAGTACGTTCTATAGTGAGGGTGTTGTTGCACATGTTGGGTTTGCCGATCCATTCTGCCAACAACTATCTAAATCGATTGCCGATGTAGCTGGTGATGATTACTCTGTTGTTGAGGGAGGGACTTATGTAGCTATTGAGGGCCCTATGTTTTCAACACGAGCTGAATCAAACTTCTATCGGGACCAGGGATTCGATATAATAGGTATGACAGCTGTTCCAGAAGCTAAACTGGCTAGAGAGGCAGAGATATGTTACTCAATAATAGCAACGGTAACCGACTATGATGTCTGGCATGAAGAGGAGGATGTAACGATGGATTTGGTTGTTGAAAGGATGCAGAAAAACGAAAACGCTATTAAAGATGTGATAGCGAATGTAGTTCCTGAGATACCAAGGGAGAGAGATTGTGTTTGTTCTAGTGCGTTGGAAAACACAATAGCTACAGATCCTAGTGAAATTCCACGGGATAAAAAAGACCAACTGGAACTATTGATAGGTAAATACCTATAAAACCAGTTTTTTATGTGGTTGTATGGAAGTTGATTTAATACTTGAAGATGGAGTTATCGTTCCAGTAACTGAGGGAACGTTTAGAGGATCGATAGCTATCGATGATGGAGAGATAGTGGGTGTTGGTGAAAACCAGGAGATATTGAATAGATTCAAAGGAGATAGGTTGGATTTAGACGGCTCAATAGTTATTCCAGGCCTCATAAACACCCATACCCATCTAGCTATGACCCTTTTAAGAGGAGTGGCAGACGACCTACCTTTGGATACCTGGCTTGAGGACTATATATGGCCTTTGGAAGGTAGGTTGCAGTCCAGACACGTTTACGCTGGCTCGTTGCTTGGATGTCTGGAGATGATAAAAAACGGTATTACTTTTTTTGCAGACATGTATGTCGAGCAAAATATGGTGGCTAAAGCCGTTGAAGAAACAGGGTTACGGGCAGCTCTTTCTTTTGGTTTGGTAAGTATAAACAAGGATGAACAAGGAGTTAAAGAGGAGCTTGAAGAAGGTATAGAGGTCTATCAAAAACTTGCTGGAGCTGCTGGAGGTCGTGTAATAACAACTTTAGGCCCCCACTCCCCATCAACATGTTCAAAAGATTTTCTCAGAAAACTACGTGATTCAGTTGGTGACTGTTTGATACAGATACATCTCGCTGAAACCCAACAGGAGTTTGATCAGGTTATGGAGGAACATGGGGTTTCTCCAACCGAGCTGATTCACAATGTAGGTTTGTTGAATGAAAACACCGTTTGTGCACATGCGG encodes:
- a CDS encoding amidohydrolase family protein; this translates as MEVDLILEDGVIVPVTEGTFRGSIAIDDGEIVGVGENQEILNRFKGDRLDLDGSIVIPGLINTHTHLAMTLLRGVADDLPLDTWLEDYIWPLEGRLQSRHVYAGSLLGCLEMIKNGITFFADMYVEQNMVAKAVEETGLRAALSFGLVSINKDEQGVKEELEEGIEVYQKLAGAAGGRVITTLGPHSPSTCSKDFLRKLRDSVGDCLIQIHLAETQQEFDQVMEEHGVSPTELIHNVGLLNENTVCAHAVHLTQEDIDLIARSGATVSHNPTSNMKLASGVAPIPDLLEKDVTVALGTDGAASNNSLDLFGEMKLAALLHKSSNMDPTAVPAIEVLKMATINGAKAFGLEDSLGSIEVGKKADLTVIDSNSPNMTPKHNVVSNLVYSTTNREVETVIIDGEIVMKDREIQSFNEKKVIKQAEKMSKDIIEK
- the mtnP gene encoding S-methyl-5'-thioadenosine phosphorylase codes for the protein MNRIGIIGGSGIYDPELFEDVVEKPVDTPFGSPSSDPVVGYIGDREVVFIPRHGEGHRHCPTEVNYRANIFALKKLGVDRIIAANAVGSLNIDVEPLDIVLPDQIFDRTKKRDSTFYSEGVVAHVGFADPFCQQLSKSIADVAGDDYSVVEGGTYVAIEGPMFSTRAESNFYRDQGFDIIGMTAVPEAKLAREAEICYSIIATVTDYDVWHEEEDVTMDLVVERMQKNENAIKDVIANVVPEIPRERDCVCSSALENTIATDPSEIPRDKKDQLELLIGKYL
- a CDS encoding DNA polymerase ligase N-terminal domain-containing protein; translated protein: MSKSRIYSIQKHDASTLHYDLRLEKEGVLKSWAIPKGPSTDPSTKRLAIETEDHEKGYAFFEGEIEEGRYGAGEVTVWDKGSYKPIKWETNEIIIDIDGEKLNGKYVLIRFQPKENPENWLFFKKK